A window from uncultured Desulfobacter sp. encodes these proteins:
- a CDS encoding NIF family HAD-type phosphatase gives MIENIFFDLDGTLTDPKEGITRCIQFTLETFGVETPHADALTWCIGPPLRDSFAKILKTTDKDKIELAYITYRKRFSKKGLYENKVYPDVHNSLDAIKKAGFKIFLATSKPEIYAKQILDHFDLSQYFTKAYGSLLDGSLTDKGELIAHILKTENLAPKKTIIVGDRVYDIAGGKQNGIMTAGVTYGYGSREEITSSNPDVIFDAFSDLLSFLEDGQSK, from the coding sequence ATGATTGAAAATATCTTTTTTGATTTGGACGGCACCTTGACGGACCCTAAAGAGGGGATAACGCGCTGCATACAATTTACGCTTGAAACATTTGGCGTGGAAACGCCCCATGCGGATGCGTTGACCTGGTGTATCGGCCCGCCCCTCAGGGATTCTTTTGCAAAAATATTGAAAACTACCGATAAAGATAAGATTGAACTTGCGTATATCACTTACCGGAAACGCTTTTCCAAAAAAGGGCTGTACGAAAATAAGGTCTATCCGGATGTTCATAACAGCCTTGATGCGATTAAAAAGGCGGGGTTCAAAATTTTTCTTGCCACGTCAAAACCCGAAATTTATGCAAAACAGATACTTGACCATTTTGATCTGTCCCAATATTTCACCAAGGCTTATGGCAGTCTACTGGATGGTTCTCTGACCGATAAAGGTGAACTGATCGCCCATATACTCAAAACCGAGAACCTGGCCCCCAAAAAAACCATCATTGTCGGAGACCGGGTCTATGATATTGCAGGCGGCAAACAGAACGGAATCATGACCGCAGGTGTCACGTATGGTTATGGCAGCCGGGAAGAGATAACGTCATCGAATCCGGACGTTATATTTGATGCTTTTTCCGACTTGCTATCTTTTCTGGAAGATGGACAATCTAAATAG
- a CDS encoding sigma-70 family RNA polymerase sigma factor, with protein sequence MDLEDEESKEELNMVKRIANHLYQKYNLWQMNEMITREDIYHYGVIGLLNAKKKYDPERGASFRAYAPVRISGEIISALRKYPLVRLPQEKQKQVRLLKNTRNELACENLDPSLENIQAKLGWSYAQILAAENLMMTFSSTDDDETRLEIKSERNISNPETIEEVIQWCMEALKNNDDKGLMGIFEARALGNVKLKQLAQQNGCSIQTICNRYDQAKKQMGSCLEEHGFDPEEK encoded by the coding sequence GTGGACTTAGAGGATGAAGAATCTAAAGAAGAACTGAATATGGTTAAACGGATCGCCAATCACCTGTATCAAAAATACAATCTGTGGCAGATGAATGAAATGATAACCCGCGAGGATATTTACCACTACGGGGTAATCGGACTGCTGAATGCAAAAAAAAAATATGACCCGGAAAGAGGGGCGAGTTTTAGAGCCTATGCACCGGTAAGAATCAGTGGTGAAATCATCAGCGCATTGAGAAAATATCCCCTGGTGCGCCTGCCCCAGGAGAAACAAAAACAGGTCCGGCTGCTGAAAAATACCCGAAATGAACTGGCCTGTGAAAATCTGGACCCCAGTTTGGAAAATATCCAGGCAAAATTAGGATGGTCTTACGCCCAGATCCTTGCTGCCGAAAATTTAATGATGACCTTCAGCTCAACGGACGATGACGAGACAAGACTGGAGATTAAAAGCGAACGGAACATATCAAATCCTGAAACGATTGAAGAGGTTATTCAATGGTGTATGGAGGCATTGAAAAACAATGATGATAAGGGGCTGATGGGTATCTTTGAGGCCAGGGCACTTGGCAACGTGAAATTAAAGCAGCTTGCCCAACAGAACGGCTGTTCCATACAAACGATCTGCAACAGATATGACCAGGCAAAAAAACAAATGGGATCATGCCTTGAAGAGCATGGTTTTGATCCGGAAGAGAAGTGA
- a CDS encoding aldo/keto reductase — MAPTRYVNCSSYLIGHAELLKNVKLAGMAKKYGVSVPQLSIRYVLQLDLLALPKTATPEHMKNNADVNFVISAEDMDTLNNMEQIRDYGEASMFPVYSGK; from the coding sequence ATGGCACCGACACGCTATGTGAACTGCAGCAGCTACCTGATCGGCCATGCCGAACTGCTCAAGAACGTGAAACTTGCAGGGATGGCCAAAAAATATGGGGTATCCGTGCCGCAGTTAAGTATCCGCTATGTGCTGCAACTCGACCTTCTTGCCCTGCCAAAGACGGCGACTCCTGAGCATATGAAAAATAATGCAGATGTGAATTTTGTGATTTCAGCCGAGGATATGGATACGCTCAATAACATGGAACAGATCAGGGATTACGGGGAAGCAAGCATGTTTCCTGTATATAGCGGTAAATAG
- a CDS encoding tetratricopeptide repeat protein: MTSTIEATLTATQWQDENLYQVVDRNNINKVTKELQRSNSSWLFNPRTVARAGKRMGAKTVIVGKVTRAKVEDTLYTDKKKVCTKWKKDTEKWKQMLGLGCQQEQIHYIPCVKRKGYFSFTYRVIDVETSKVLYAQTIDEHSGESKQCNPTRTMKNDVSTGDDTTDIVKDILKNGSLDDLQDETEAVKEAMKEAVAAIESDLSVQYMCAAVKTKSSAAAAGGKFITPKAQLWDKARPIWEEGYQQDPSAYDLAYNLGLCAEVNGNLKEACYYYQEAYDHMSCVDQDVVAARERVKSNMAK, translated from the coding sequence TTGACCAGCACAATAGAGGCCACTCTCACGGCCACCCAATGGCAGGATGAAAATCTGTACCAGGTGGTAGACCGCAACAATATCAATAAGGTTACCAAAGAACTGCAAAGAAGCAATTCATCCTGGCTGTTCAATCCCAGAACCGTAGCAAGAGCAGGTAAACGCATGGGAGCCAAAACCGTGATCGTGGGGAAAGTCACCCGGGCCAAAGTTGAAGATACCCTTTACACCGATAAAAAGAAGGTCTGCACAAAATGGAAAAAAGACACAGAGAAATGGAAACAAATGTTAGGCCTCGGTTGTCAACAAGAACAGATTCATTATATCCCCTGCGTTAAGCGGAAAGGATACTTCTCTTTTACCTATAGAGTCATTGATGTAGAAACGTCGAAAGTACTCTATGCACAAACCATTGATGAGCACTCCGGGGAATCCAAACAATGCAACCCGACCAGGACAATGAAGAACGATGTGAGTACGGGTGACGACACGACGGATATTGTTAAAGATATACTTAAGAACGGCAGTCTGGACGATCTCCAAGATGAAACTGAGGCTGTCAAGGAAGCCATGAAGGAAGCGGTTGCCGCCATTGAGTCCGATCTATCGGTCCAGTATATGTGCGCAGCCGTCAAAACCAAGTCGTCCGCAGCCGCCGCAGGAGGCAAATTCATTACCCCAAAAGCTCAGTTGTGGGACAAGGCCCGCCCTATCTGGGAGGAAGGTTATCAGCAGGATCCATCCGCCTATGACCTGGCATATAATTTAGGGCTTTGTGCGGAGGTCAATGGAAATCTTAAAGAGGCCTGTTACTATTACCAGGAGGCTTACGACCATATGAGCTGCGTGGATCAGGATGTTGTCGCTGCCAGGGAAAGGGTAAAATCCAACATGGCGAAATAA
- a CDS encoding DHA2 family efflux MFS transporter permease subunit produces MNFSPGTNKSRILIIGAALSALFLGALDALVMSAAMPTIIAELGGLHLYAWTYTAFFLARAVSLPVFGKLSDLYSTKKLFLFSIGLFVIASIAAGTSPSMGLLVAARVFQGIGGGGIFALVYVVLSDISTPAERAKTLALASSIWGLASLVGPTLGGFVVTWFSWRWVFFINIPLGIPSFIGIALFFKELRKKPVQLHLDFAGVTLLSGFILGFLILIMVGGREFDWVSSPMIIIAALTSACGAGFYLAEKYAKDPILDLKFFKYPAFALGNGIVFCASFSIFALFAYAPLFLQGTLSQTPLQVGYAMLSLSLGWSLGSIIAGRKMHWIGQKKATFIGAIFMVIGTGLTLGFSRSTTISQCFLAFQIVGLGMGFTTLSTLLIVQNSVEAKDLGVATSFHQFARTMGGTIGVGLCGGIVTARLISSLKTAGHHLPQPLIVRLQESMAILFQKEFQSQIPDGMTGILQDAVLNGVSLAFVIVFIASIVSVGLIPFLPHD; encoded by the coding sequence ATGAATTTTTCGCCCGGCACCAATAAAAGCAGAATTTTGATCATCGGGGCTGCCCTTTCAGCACTTTTTTTGGGGGCCCTGGATGCGCTGGTCATGTCTGCAGCTATGCCGACCATTATTGCGGAGTTGGGCGGGCTTCATCTTTACGCCTGGACATACACAGCCTTTTTCCTTGCACGGGCGGTGTCGCTCCCCGTTTTTGGAAAGCTGTCCGACCTGTATTCCACAAAAAAGCTGTTTTTGTTTTCAATCGGGTTGTTTGTGATTGCATCAATTGCAGCCGGGACATCTCCATCAATGGGATTGCTGGTGGCCGCGCGGGTTTTCCAGGGTATCGGGGGCGGCGGTATCTTTGCGCTGGTCTATGTGGTTTTATCTGATATTTCAACGCCTGCGGAGCGGGCGAAAACACTTGCGCTTGCTAGCTCAATCTGGGGGCTTGCAAGCCTGGTTGGCCCAACACTGGGCGGATTTGTTGTTACTTGGTTTTCATGGCGATGGGTGTTCTTTATAAATATTCCCCTTGGTATCCCATCCTTTATTGGAATTGCCTTGTTTTTTAAAGAACTGCGCAAAAAACCAGTCCAATTGCACTTGGATTTTGCCGGTGTAACACTGTTGTCCGGATTTATCCTTGGATTTTTAATTTTGATTATGGTGGGTGGGCGTGAATTTGACTGGGTTTCATCTCCCATGATAATTATCGCAGCTTTGACATCTGCCTGCGGTGCAGGGTTTTATCTGGCTGAAAAATACGCGAAAGATCCCATCCTGGACTTAAAATTTTTTAAATATCCGGCGTTTGCCCTGGGTAACGGCATTGTGTTTTGTGCGAGTTTTTCTATTTTTGCATTGTTTGCCTATGCCCCTTTATTTCTCCAGGGAACACTTTCCCAAACACCGCTTCAAGTTGGTTATGCAATGCTCTCTTTGAGTCTGGGATGGTCTTTGGGATCAATTATTGCCGGGCGAAAAATGCATTGGATCGGGCAGAAAAAAGCGACTTTTATCGGTGCAATTTTTATGGTGATCGGCACCGGTCTGACGTTGGGTTTTTCACGTTCAACCACCATATCCCAGTGCTTTCTTGCCTTCCAGATAGTTGGATTGGGCATGGGATTTACCACGCTGTCCACATTGCTTATTGTTCAAAACAGCGTAGAAGCCAAAGATCTGGGCGTGGCAACCTCTTTTCATCAATTCGCCCGGACCATGGGCGGGACGATCGGGGTCGGTCTATGCGGCGGCATTGTAACGGCAAGACTCATCAGCAGTCTAAAGACTGCCGGGCATCATCTGCCGCAACCGCTGATTGTCCGGTTGCAGGAGAGCATGGCGATTCTTTTCCAGAAAGAATTTCAGTCCCAGATCCCGGACGGAATGACAGGCATACTCCAGGACGCGGTTTTAAACGGTGTGTCGTTGGCTTTTGTTATTGTATTTATTGCGTCTATTGTTAGTGTCGGGCTGATACCTTTTCTTCCCCATGATTGA
- a CDS encoding flavodoxin family protein, translating into MKILAFNGSPRLKGNTAAMLDSAVSGARENGADVETFNLYKMQFSGCVSCFSCKRLDRERPIVCAVKDDLQPVLEKVRGIDALLIATPVYFGSETAATRALIERLCFPYLNYADYTQSHFPKKIPVGLIYTMNIPGDMMQTMGYDVTLGRTRSTLEREFGSCRMVVANYTTQYKDYSLYEANATAEEKKAYRDAHFSDDCQNARQLGEQVAAGRPF; encoded by the coding sequence ATGAAAATTTTAGCATTTAACGGCAGCCCGCGTCTTAAAGGGAATACGGCAGCCATGCTTGACAGCGCCGTCAGCGGCGCACGGGAAAACGGTGCGGATGTGGAAACCTTCAATCTGTATAAAATGCAGTTTTCTGGCTGTGTGAGCTGTTTTTCATGCAAACGCCTGGACAGGGAGCGACCCATCGTCTGTGCGGTCAAAGATGACCTGCAGCCGGTGCTGGAAAAAGTGCGCGGGATTGATGCCCTCCTCATTGCCACCCCCGTCTATTTCGGCAGTGAAACCGCTGCCACCCGGGCGCTGATTGAACGCCTGTGTTTTCCCTATCTTAACTATGCCGATTACACCCAAAGCCATTTTCCAAAGAAAATTCCCGTTGGGCTCATCTATACCATGAATATCCCCGGTGACATGATGCAGACCATGGGGTATGACGTGACCCTGGGACGCACCCGGTCAACCCTGGAACGGGAGTTTGGGTCATGCCGGATGGTCGTGGCCAACTACACCACACAGTATAAGGATTATAGTCTGTACGAGGCCAACGCCACCGCCGAGGAGAAAAAAGCATACCGGGACGCCCATTTCAGCGATGATTGTCAAAATGCCCGGCAGCTTGGGGAACAAGTGGCCGCCGGCAGGCCCTTTTAG
- a CDS encoding MFS transporter: protein MGAVFLFFTVVGAALPVLPLQVHNVLGFGPFVVGIVAGCQFVAALISRLWAIQLVDERRSAKMIAWVGMSMFAALAIGAPAGSFVFDTWSFSGIAVASSIIPFAALLMIAPIHAVKPAASPEKSGMGSVFGAVFWPGIGFALSGITFGAVTTFLTLLFSINQWPHGALAFAVFACMLILTRIFFGHLPDRFGGATVSIYCLVCQAAGLVMIGTTANGTVAMIGAAVAGAGFSLVFPGLGIEALKRAPVERRGLAMGCYNAFLDVTLGFGSPGLGFLAGKFGLEFVFMISAVAAVLSIFISVYLRCQPVKRAL from the coding sequence ATGGGTGCCGTGTTTTTGTTTTTTACCGTGGTGGGTGCTGCGCTTCCGGTGCTGCCGCTGCAGGTTCATAACGTTTTGGGGTTCGGCCCATTTGTTGTGGGAATTGTAGCCGGATGCCAGTTTGTTGCGGCACTGATCTCCCGGTTGTGGGCCATTCAGCTGGTGGACGAGCGCCGCTCCGCCAAGATGATCGCCTGGGTGGGCATGTCCATGTTTGCGGCCCTGGCCATCGGGGCGCCGGCCGGAAGTTTTGTGTTTGACACATGGTCCTTCTCGGGCATCGCTGTGGCGTCCTCCATCATACCCTTTGCCGCGTTGCTGATGATTGCACCCATTCACGCGGTCAAGCCTGCGGCAAGCCCTGAAAAGTCGGGCATGGGTTCCGTGTTTGGTGCCGTGTTCTGGCCGGGGATCGGATTTGCCCTCAGCGGAATTACCTTTGGCGCCGTAACAACCTTTTTAACCCTTTTGTTTTCGATCAATCAATGGCCCCACGGCGCTTTGGCATTTGCGGTTTTTGCATGCATGCTTATTTTGACCCGTATATTTTTCGGGCATCTTCCCGACCGGTTCGGCGGGGCAACGGTATCCATTTACTGTCTTGTTTGCCAGGCTGCGGGGCTGGTCATGATCGGCACCACCGCCAACGGCACTGTGGCCATGATAGGCGCTGCCGTTGCGGGCGCAGGCTTTTCCCTGGTGTTTCCGGGGCTCGGCATTGAGGCGCTCAAGCGGGCACCTGTGGAACGCCGTGGGCTTGCCATGGGGTGTTACAATGCCTTTCTTGATGTGACCCTGGGGTTCGGCAGTCCGGGCCTGGGGTTTCTGGCCGGAAAATTCGGACTTGAGTTCGTTTTTATGATCAGTGCCGTGGCGGCTGTTTTGTCGATTTTTATCTCGGTTTATCTTCGCTGCCAACCGGTCAAAAGGGCCTTGTGA
- a CDS encoding PaaI family thioesterase codes for MKKYPFLEELGIEVVYAKDGESELAIDLAQKHTTSWGSMHGGVTMTLLDVCMSRAARSSDPEESGAATIEMKVSFFQPGGKVGQRVTAKGRLLHHSGRMFFCEGEVWNDEKLVAKALGTFKIFHKATASKS; via the coding sequence ATGAAAAAATATCCCTTTTTAGAAGAACTCGGCATTGAGGTTGTTTATGCAAAAGACGGCGAATCGGAACTGGCCATTGATCTGGCTCAAAAACACACAACATCCTGGGGCTCCATGCACGGCGGCGTGACAATGACATTACTGGATGTCTGTATGTCACGCGCCGCACGGTCATCTGATCCCGAAGAAAGCGGTGCCGCGACCATCGAAATGAAAGTCAGTTTCTTTCAACCGGGCGGTAAGGTCGGTCAGCGCGTGACTGCCAAGGGCCGTCTTTTACACCATTCAGGGCGGATGTTCTTCTGTGAAGGGGAGGTCTGGAACGATGAAAAACTGGTGGCCAAGGCGTTAGGTACATTTAAAATTTTTCATAAGGCAACGGCGTCTAAAAGCTAA
- a CDS encoding acyl-CoA thioesterase, with product METEIKVRGYHTDLYQHVNNARYLEFLEEARWQLLEEYTDLESFMKKGFVFFVVNINISYKSQARVNDVIRIRSGMGKIGNKSAVVCQRVFNLTTGQVCADAEITFVVSDIRQKALTLDGEVLEMVKRIPGFEK from the coding sequence ATGGAAACCGAAATTAAAGTCAGAGGATACCATACAGATCTGTATCAGCATGTAAATAATGCCCGGTATCTTGAATTCCTTGAAGAAGCCAGATGGCAGCTTCTTGAGGAATATACGGACCTTGAGTCGTTTATGAAAAAAGGCTTTGTCTTTTTTGTGGTGAACATCAATATTTCATACAAAAGCCAGGCCAGGGTTAATGATGTGATTCGAATCCGGTCGGGAATGGGAAAGATCGGAAATAAAAGTGCCGTGGTCTGCCAGCGGGTTTTTAATTTAACAACCGGGCAGGTCTGTGCGGATGCTGAAATTACTTTCGTTGTGTCGGATATTCGACAAAAAGCGCTCACCCTTGACGGTGAGGTGCTTGAGATGGTGAAACGGATTCCGGGGTTTGAAAAATAG
- a CDS encoding cache domain-containing protein, which yields MANKDETSILKSSRVKIAYTGIIIGFVFVCFSAYIGNNYMGETKAQRLLHLKQSVQIAKNSIEPILTDVRTQKISKAAALTQIRSLIRKMVYDDHIGKNYIFMSSYDGIMLVQPFEPEKEMTYVWDLKDYYGVYIVRDLVKAARSKAGQGYVSYYYQRPGQKVAQEKISFAMGIPELGCYIGTGQYMGDLRKCQTAFIIKIVCLTLVLLTLLFFLVRASMKELHTQNTMLKKAERQLAAIFHNTYQFIGTLSVDGKLTKINRSALYFIEQDEMSVIGKPYWDTPWWMEDEAKARLKTAIHNCANGEFSRFEATFTRPNQNKHFIDFSLTPIFDEKGNVTFLLAEGRDMTEQVKAKKDLILEKNFSENLIKSLPGLFFLYRQQGSRFFLTQWNRQHETLLGFSSDELDHADVTTFFRKQDLPDLNDALAKLQVNGHGNAELKVRDKGGHLIPVLFTARRFKQSEKTFIIGTGIELTEQKQAEADKEKLEAMLHQSQKMEAIGTLAGGIAHDFNNILGAILGYAELVKTKLSPDHPAMGMQNQIINASIRAKDLVQQILLFSRQSKQEMKPLQPDVVIKEALDLLRSTIPTTIEIKQEIPQGLGAILADSTQIHQIIMNLCTNAYHAMREKGGVIGICLSEKKILNDDYLFSELTLTPGNYLFLEISDTGHGMDKATLEKVFDPYFTTKKTGEGTGLGLSVVHGIVKNCGGELKIYSEPGRGTTVHIYFPKLKTDDHNPADWDETKLQTGTERILLVDDDPAILDMLKQSIETLGYQVTAFQSSRKALNEFRNARTNYDMVITDMTMPEMTGFELSKQILKQDPGMPIVLCTGYSELITKEKAEAIGIKGFIMKPVPLGVLAGTIREVLDS from the coding sequence ATGGCTAATAAAGATGAAACATCCATACTTAAATCAAGCAGAGTGAAAATAGCCTATACCGGCATCATCATTGGTTTTGTGTTTGTCTGTTTTTCCGCTTATATCGGCAATAACTACATGGGGGAAACCAAAGCCCAGAGACTGCTTCACTTAAAGCAGTCCGTTCAGATCGCCAAAAATTCCATTGAACCAATCCTAACGGACGTTCGCACCCAAAAGATATCCAAAGCCGCAGCCCTCACCCAAATTCGAAGTCTCATACGCAAGATGGTTTACGATGACCACATCGGCAAAAATTATATTTTCATGAGTTCCTATGACGGTATCATGCTGGTCCAGCCCTTTGAGCCGGAGAAAGAGATGACCTATGTGTGGGATCTCAAAGATTATTATGGCGTTTACATCGTCAGGGACCTGGTAAAGGCGGCAAGATCAAAGGCCGGCCAGGGGTATGTCTCCTATTATTATCAAAGGCCCGGGCAAAAAGTCGCCCAGGAAAAAATATCTTTTGCCATGGGGATTCCCGAGTTAGGGTGTTATATCGGAACCGGCCAGTATATGGGGGATCTTCGTAAATGCCAGACAGCCTTTATCATAAAAATCGTTTGCTTGACGCTTGTTCTCCTGACGCTTCTTTTTTTTCTGGTCCGGGCCTCTATGAAAGAACTTCACACCCAAAACACAATGCTCAAAAAGGCAGAGCGGCAGCTTGCGGCAATATTTCATAACACATACCAGTTTATAGGCACCTTGTCCGTTGACGGGAAATTAACCAAAATCAACCGGTCCGCCCTATATTTCATCGAACAGGACGAAATGTCGGTTATCGGAAAACCATACTGGGACACGCCATGGTGGATGGAAGATGAAGCCAAAGCACGTTTAAAAACAGCGATTCACAATTGCGCCAACGGTGAATTCAGCCGCTTTGAGGCCACCTTCACCCGGCCGAACCAAAACAAGCATTTTATAGACTTCAGTCTGACGCCTATTTTCGATGAAAAAGGAAATGTGACATTCCTTTTGGCGGAAGGCCGGGATATGACGGAACAGGTCAAAGCTAAAAAGGATCTAATCCTAGAAAAAAACTTTTCGGAAAACCTTATCAAAAGCCTGCCCGGACTTTTCTTTCTATACAGGCAGCAAGGAAGCCGGTTTTTCTTAACACAATGGAACCGGCAGCACGAAACGCTTTTAGGCTTTTCTTCGGATGAACTTGATCATGCCGACGTGACAACTTTTTTCCGAAAACAGGATCTGCCGGACCTTAACGATGCCCTGGCAAAACTGCAGGTGAATGGCCATGGAAACGCTGAGCTCAAGGTGAGGGATAAAGGTGGCCATTTAATCCCAGTTCTTTTCACAGCAAGGCGTTTCAAGCAGTCAGAGAAAACGTTCATCATCGGCACCGGCATAGAACTGACAGAACAAAAACAGGCCGAAGCAGATAAAGAAAAACTGGAAGCCATGCTCCACCAGTCCCAAAAAATGGAAGCCATCGGAACCTTGGCAGGCGGGATTGCCCATGATTTCAACAATATCCTGGGCGCCATTTTGGGCTATGCCGAACTGGTTAAGACAAAACTGTCACCGGATCATCCTGCCATGGGCATGCAGAATCAAATCATAAACGCATCAATCCGGGCAAAGGACCTTGTCCAGCAAATTCTATTGTTCAGCAGGCAGTCTAAACAGGAGATGAAACCCCTGCAGCCGGACGTGGTAATTAAAGAGGCCTTAGACCTGTTACGCTCAACAATTCCGACAACCATAGAGATCAAACAGGAGATACCACAAGGACTTGGGGCAATCCTTGCAGATTCGACACAAATCCACCAGATCATCATGAATCTATGCACCAATGCGTATCATGCCATGCGGGAAAAAGGCGGCGTCATCGGTATCTGTCTATCTGAAAAAAAGATCTTAAATGATGACTACCTTTTTTCCGAACTGACACTGACCCCGGGCAACTATCTGTTTCTTGAAATCAGTGACACCGGCCACGGCATGGATAAGGCAACCTTGGAAAAGGTATTTGACCCTTATTTCACCACAAAGAAAACTGGAGAAGGAACAGGATTAGGACTGTCGGTTGTCCATGGGATCGTAAAAAATTGCGGCGGAGAATTAAAAATATACAGCGAACCGGGCCGGGGGACCACTGTGCATATCTATTTTCCAAAGCTAAAGACCGATGATCACAATCCGGCGGACTGGGACGAAACAAAACTTCAAACCGGCACCGAACGTATATTGCTGGTGGATGATGACCCTGCAATTTTAGATATGCTCAAACAATCCATAGAGACCCTTGGATACCAGGTGACCGCTTTTCAAAGCAGCCGGAAAGCCTTAAACGAATTCAGAAACGCCCGGACAAATTATGACATGGTGATAACAGACATGACCATGCCTGAAATGACCGGATTTGAATTATCCAAACAGATACTTAAACAAGATCCCGGCATGCCCATTGTGTTGTGCACCGGATACAGCGAATTGATTACAAAAGAGAAGGCCGAGGCCATCGGGATCAAAGGATTTATCATGAAACCTGTCCCTCTCGGCGTTTTGGCCGGGACGATCCGGGAGGTCCTGGACAGTTAA
- a CDS encoding flavodoxin family protein: MKVIGFNGSSRKKGNTACSMNTVFDQLEKAGIETEMILVGKEKIQGCIACHGCVKNQDEACAIKDDPVNEWIQKIKEADGVLLGSPVHFSGVAGTMKSFLDRAFFVASVNGGMFRQKVGATVAAVRRSGGISTLETLNHYINYSEMVMPSSNYWNVAHGLTPGQMEEDAEGKQIMEVLGQNMAWIMKLIAHGKEQIPAPAPARKIMTNFIR, encoded by the coding sequence TTGAAAGTTATCGGATTTAATGGAAGTTCAAGAAAAAAAGGGAATACGGCCTGTTCCATGAACACCGTCTTTGACCAACTTGAAAAGGCCGGTATTGAAACGGAAATGATCCTGGTGGGAAAAGAGAAAATCCAAGGCTGCATTGCCTGCCATGGCTGTGTCAAAAATCAGGATGAAGCCTGCGCAATTAAAGATGATCCAGTCAATGAATGGATCCAGAAAATCAAAGAGGCCGACGGCGTTTTACTTGGCTCTCCGGTTCATTTCAGCGGTGTTGCAGGGACAATGAAATCCTTTCTTGACAGGGCCTTTTTTGTGGCATCGGTCAACGGCGGGATGTTCAGGCAGAAAGTCGGGGCGACGGTTGCCGCAGTCAGACGCTCCGGGGGGATATCCACCCTGGAAACCCTCAACCATTATATAAACTATTCCGAAATGGTCATGCCCTCTTCAAACTATTGGAATGTGGCCCACGGCCTAACACCCGGACAGATGGAAGAAGATGCAGAAGGAAAGCAGATCATGGAGGTGCTGGGTCAAAATATGGCATGGATCATGAAACTCATCGCCCATGGTAAAGAACAGATTCCCGCCCCTGCCCCGGCACGAAAAATCATGACCAATTTTATCCGATAA